ACGGTGCTCAGAGACTTGCCTCAGTGCTCACACGCTGTTCAGAGACTCCCTCAGTGCTCACACGCTGTTCAGAGACTCCCACAGTGCTCACACGCTGCTCAGAGACTTCCTCGGTGCTCACACGCTGCTCAGAGACTTCCTCGGTGCTCACACGCTGCTCAGAGACTTCCTCAGTGCTCACACGCTGCTCAGAAACTTCCCTTAGTGCTCACACACTGCTCAGAGACTCCCTCGGTGCTCACACGCTGCTCAGAGACTCCCTCGGTGCTCACGCGCTGCTCAGAGACTTCCCATAGTGTTCACACGCTGCTCAGAGACTCCCTCGGTGCTCACACGCTGCTCAGAGACTCCCTCAGTGCTCACACGCTGCTCAGAGACTTCCCACAGTGCTCACACGCTGCTCAGAGACTCCCTCAGTGCTCACACGGTGCTCAGAGACTTGCCTCAGTGCTCACACGCTGTTCAGAGACTCCCTCAGTGCTCACACGCTGTTCAGAGACTCCCACAGTGCTCACACGCTGCTCAGAGACTTCCTCGGTGCTCACACGCTGCTCAGAGACTTCCTCGGTGCTCACACGCTACTCAGAGACTTCCTCAGTGCTCACACGCTGCTCAGAGACTTCCCACAGTGCTCACACGCTGCTCAGAGACTCCCTCGGTGCTCACACGCTGCTCAGAGACTTCCTCAGTGC
This DNA window, taken from Procambarus clarkii isolate CNS0578487 chromosome 76, FALCON_Pclarkii_2.0, whole genome shotgun sequence, encodes the following:
- the LOC123771504 gene encoding mucin-22 isoform X1; this translates as MERRLASSVLTRCSETSHSAHTVLRDFPQCSHAAQRLPQCSHGAQRLASVLTRCSETSHSTHTLLRDSLSAHTLLRDSLSAHTLLRDSLSAHTVLRDLPQCSHAVQRLPQCSHAVQRLPQCSHAAQRLPRCSHAAQRLPRCSHAAQRLPQCSHAAQKLPLVLTHCSETPSVLTRCSETPSVLTRCSETSHSVHTLLRDSLGAHTLLRDSLSAHTLLRDFPQCSHAAQRLPQCSHGAQRLASVLTRCSETPSVLTRCSETPTVLTRCSETSSVLTRCSETSSVLTRYSETSSVLTRCSETSHSAHTLLRDSLGAHTLLRDFLSAHTLLRDFPQCSHTAQRLPQCSHAAQKFPK